One window of Phytoactinopolyspora mesophila genomic DNA carries:
- a CDS encoding alpha/beta fold hydrolase: MTTFALIHGGGGSAWDWHLIAAELSKAGHEPIAVDLPCEDESAGWTEYVDAVVQATGTRGDVVVVGHSLGGFTAPLVCERIPVDLLVLVAAMIPAPGEAFADWWANTAHQESGDDDVFYHDVSPDIAAEARRRERDEASRALREPWPLDAWPDTPTRYLLCREDRMFPAPWARRHAQQRLGIDADEMAGGHYVALSRPRELAGKLMTYAAAAR, from the coding sequence GTGACGACATTCGCACTCATCCACGGCGGTGGCGGCAGCGCCTGGGACTGGCACCTGATCGCCGCCGAACTGAGCAAGGCCGGACACGAACCGATCGCCGTCGACCTGCCTTGCGAAGACGAGTCGGCCGGCTGGACGGAGTACGTCGACGCTGTCGTGCAGGCGACCGGCACCCGCGGTGACGTCGTCGTTGTGGGCCACTCGCTGGGTGGGTTCACCGCCCCGCTGGTGTGCGAACGCATTCCGGTCGACCTGCTCGTCCTGGTGGCGGCGATGATTCCCGCGCCCGGCGAGGCCTTCGCTGACTGGTGGGCGAACACCGCCCACCAGGAAAGCGGCGACGACGACGTCTTCTATCACGACGTATCCCCCGACATTGCCGCCGAAGCGCGGCGCAGGGAGCGAGACGAGGCGTCAAGGGCCCTGCGAGAGCCCTGGCCGCTCGACGCCTGGCCGGACACACCAACCCGTTACTTGCTGTGCCGCGAGGATCGGATGTTCCCGGCGCCGTGGGCGCGGCGGCATGCTCAGCAGCGGCTGGGGATCGACGCCGACGAGATGGCCGGCGGGCACTACGTCGCCCTGAGCCGCCCGCGCGAGCTGGCCGGCAAGCTGATGACATACGCCGCCGCGGCTCGGTGA
- a CDS encoding class I SAM-dependent methyltransferase: MFDYDAELRHYHQRLWDVLDIRQGDRVLDIGCGAGQTTRDAARAASTGTALGIDISGPMLARARRQAEAEELGNASFVHADAQTHVFPGEHFSLGISRFGTMFFSDPVAAFANIGRALRPGSAFTQLVWQAGDRQEWDSAIRVALTGDRASSMPAAAAGSAFSLADPGVVAGVLSAAGFTAVNFVDVCEPVYYGPDADQACAAVLQLWKATELVTGLDPACAQRAFDRLRATLAAHDTGGGVWFESRAWLITARRL; this comes from the coding sequence ATGTTCGACTACGACGCCGAGCTCCGGCACTATCACCAACGGCTGTGGGACGTCCTCGACATCCGGCAGGGTGATCGTGTCCTCGACATCGGCTGTGGCGCGGGCCAGACCACCCGGGACGCGGCCCGAGCCGCATCGACGGGAACCGCCCTCGGCATCGACATCTCCGGGCCGATGCTGGCGCGAGCCCGCCGACAGGCCGAGGCCGAGGAGCTCGGCAATGCCAGCTTCGTGCACGCCGATGCCCAGACCCATGTATTCCCGGGCGAGCATTTCAGTCTCGGCATCAGCCGGTTCGGCACGATGTTCTTCTCCGACCCGGTCGCCGCGTTCGCCAACATCGGGCGAGCCCTGCGTCCGGGCTCGGCCTTCACACAGCTCGTCTGGCAGGCCGGCGACCGCCAAGAGTGGGATAGCGCGATCCGGGTCGCACTCACCGGCGATCGCGCGTCGTCGATGCCTGCCGCAGCGGCCGGCTCAGCCTTCTCTCTGGCCGATCCTGGCGTCGTGGCGGGTGTTCTGAGCGCGGCAGGCTTCACGGCGGTGAATTTCGTCGATGTGTGCGAGCCGGTCTATTACGGCCCGGATGCCGACCAGGCGTGTGCTGCAGTCCTCCAGCTGTGGAAGGCGACGGAGCTGGTCACCGGCCTGGATCCCGCGTGCGCCCAGCGCGCATTCGATCGGCTCCGGGCGACTCTCGCCGCGCATGACACCGGCGGCGGTGTGTGGTTCGAATCCCGCGCCTGGCTGATCACCGCGCGCCGGCTGTGA
- a CDS encoding LLM class flavin-dependent oxidoreductase — MNRLRSALWLPLFEDLADPRVIARLAAEAEERGWDGCFVWDQLCWRPPVRHVADPWIALAAIATSTERMRLGPMVSPLPRRRPTKVARETASLDRLSDGRLTLGVGIGSDRFAGELSRTGESPDDRRRGRMLDEALAILAAAWTGDPVSHRGEHYTVDDITFLPRPVQRPGVPVWAAGFPGNLKPIRRAARLDGFFPANLEHPEQLGEIADALAEVRRGEMASYDIAVSLPPGVDPEPYAKAGATWWLPDLEPGVRLDTVRGVLRDGPVA, encoded by the coding sequence ATGAACCGGCTGCGGTCGGCGCTGTGGCTGCCGCTGTTCGAGGACCTCGCCGACCCGCGGGTCATCGCGCGCCTTGCCGCCGAAGCGGAGGAACGCGGCTGGGACGGCTGCTTCGTGTGGGATCAGCTGTGCTGGCGGCCACCGGTCCGGCACGTCGCCGACCCGTGGATCGCGCTGGCGGCAATCGCCACCTCGACTGAGCGGATGCGGCTCGGCCCGATGGTCTCACCGCTACCCCGCCGCAGGCCCACCAAGGTTGCGCGGGAGACCGCGTCATTGGATCGGCTCAGCGACGGCCGTCTCACCCTCGGCGTCGGCATCGGTAGCGACCGGTTCGCCGGTGAGCTGTCCAGGACAGGCGAATCGCCCGACGACCGGCGGCGCGGACGCATGCTCGACGAGGCATTGGCGATCCTGGCCGCGGCCTGGACCGGAGATCCGGTGAGCCATCGCGGCGAGCACTACACCGTCGACGACATCACGTTCCTGCCCAGGCCGGTTCAACGGCCCGGCGTGCCGGTGTGGGCCGCCGGGTTCCCGGGTAATCTCAAGCCGATCCGCCGGGCGGCGCGGCTCGACGGCTTCTTCCCGGCCAATCTCGAGCACCCGGAGCAGCTCGGCGAGATCGCCGATGCCCTCGCCGAGGTGCGCCGCGGCGAAATGGCCTCGTACGACATCGCCGTCAGCCTGCCGCCAGGTGTCGACCCCGAGCCGTACGCGAAGGCCGGCGCGACGTGGTGGCTGCCCGACCTCGAGCCGGGTGTACGTCTCGACACCGTACGTGGCGTGCTCCGCGACGGACCAGTGGCTTAG